The sequence below is a genomic window from Paenibacillus silvisoli.
GCTGTGCGGCTATGGCATGCTGATCGTTATTTTGACGACAGACCTGCGTAACAAGCTGAAAAAGCCGCTCTGGCTAGCGATTCATATGCTTTCCTATCCGATCTACGTGATAGCGTTTGTTCACGGCTTCTTCCTTGGCACCGACAGCGGGCTGCCGGCCATTCGGCTGCTGTATGCTTTCTCCGCTCTACTAATTCTAGCTTTGACCGCTATCCGTGCCACCAAACGTGCCGCCGGCACAAAGCCCGCGGCCGCTGTCAAGCCCGCTCCCATGCGAAACGTTTGACTCCTATACAGCACAAAGGCGCAGTCCTCTAAGACTGCGCCTTCTTTATTGCCCATATGGCGGATCCTGATAGAAATAGTTCGGTTTCAGCTCCCGATCCTCGTACCGATTATGATAAATCGCCGTCGTCGCCGGAGACATCGGCGGAACGAGCCACGACCACCGCCCGGTCGGCTGACGGCCTTTTTGCCGCTCCTTTTCCATGAACAGCATGAACTGCTTACTCGCCGTATGGTGGTCGACAATGGTCACGCCCTGCGACTTATACGAATGCAGCACTGCCACGTTCAGCTCCACCAGCGCCCGATCCCGCCACAGCGTAGCTTCTCTGCTCGTGTCGAGACCCATCAGCGCTCCGACGGCCGGCAGCATATTGTAGCGGAAGGGATCCGCTAGATTGCGCGCGCCGATTTCCGTGCCCATGTACCAGCCGTTAAAAGGCGACGCCGTATAATGAAGCCCGCCGATCTCAAGCCGCATGTTCGAGACAAAAGGGACCGCATACCATTTGAGCCTCAGCTCCGTCTCGAAGGTTGGGTAATCCGGGTGCGACAGCGGCACCTCCAGCACGATGTCCTTCGGGATGTCGAACCATTCCGGCGGATTGGCGCCGACCTGGATGACAATCGGCAGCACGTCGAACGCGGTGCCTGCCCCGCGCCAGCCGAGCTCCATGCATGTACGCGTCAACGGCACCGATATCGGGTCCCCGAGCACCGTGCCGTCCTCCTGCTCATAGCCGGCGTAACGAATGAGCTGGTCGTTCCAGATCCGCGCTGCCGGGCGGGCCGCATCCGTCGTTGGCGCAAAAACGGTGATGGTCGGCAATATTTTGCCGCCTCCCGTGGCATATTCAATATGACGAAAAACCGCTTCGGCGATTTCGTTCGCTGCTGCCGCTTCCCTTGCGTCCTGCACGGTGAGCGAGTCCCAGAACAGCCGGCCGATGCAGCGGTTGCTGTTGCGCCATGCCAGCTTGGCCCCGTAAGCCAGCTCTTCGAATGTATGCGTATAGGTGCCCCGCTCGGCGATTTCCGCCTTGATGCCGGCTATTCTCGCGGACGTCGACTCTTCGGAGATTCGCAGTTCGCTGCCGAACTGCCGAATGTACGCCTCCGCCTCGCGCAGCAGCTCGGCTGTATGGTGGCCGATGACGGCTTGTTGTCTATGCATGAGATGTAACTCCCGCCTGTCCTGTCCGAAATGTTGACTCCATTATAGCGAATACGCGAACGGAAAGCCCGTGGACGATTTGTGGATGGAATTCTACTTTCAAAATGTAAGTGACAGGGGTATACTGGGCATGAGTTGACCTCTAATTATAAGGCTATGAAGGAGTGAAGGAAGTTGAATCGATTAGCAGAACCGTTTACGCTAAAAAATCTCGCGCTCAAAAATCGGATCGTCATGGCGCCGATGTGCCAATATTCCGTGGATGCCAAAGACGGTACGCCGAACGAGTGGCATTACGTGCACTACGTGTCGCGCGCGGTGGGCGGCACCGGCCTTATTATCGTAGAAATGACCGATGTCGAGCCGGACGGACGCATTACGGACCGCTGTCTGGGGTTGTGGTCGGATGAGCAGATTCCCGCGTACCGCCGGATCATTTCGGAGGTGCACCGCCACGGGGCGAAAATCGGCATTCAAATCGCCCACGCCGGACGCAAGGCCGAAGACGCGGTCGAGCCCGTCGCTCCTTCCGCCATTTCTTTTAGCGAAGCTTATAAAACGCCGCGCGCTTTGAAGACCGAAGAGGTCAAAGAGCTCGTCGTGAAATTCCGCGAGGCTGCCCGCCGCGCGGTGGAAGCCGGCGTCGATACGATCGAGCTTCATGGCGCCCACGGCTATTTGATCCACCAGTTCCACTCGCCGGTAACGAACAAGCGCGACGACGAGTACGGCGCAGACCGCGCCTTATTCGGCGTCGAAGTGATTGAGGCGGTGCGCAGCGTGATGCCTGCCGAAATGCCGCTGCTCATTCGCGTGTCCGCCGCCGAGTTTTCGCCGGGGGGCTATACGGTTGAGGAAGGCATCGAGATTTTCCGGCGCTACCGCGATGCCGGGATCGACATGTTCCATGTTTCCAGCGGCGGCGAAGCGCCGCTTGGCTCGGCACCGCGGCCGGCGATCTATGCCGGGTACCAGGTGCCTTTCGCCCGCGCGCTGAAGGATGCGCTTGGCGTGCCGGTCATCGCCGTCGGCTTGCTCGACGAGCCGAAGCTCGCGAACGCGACGATCGCCCACGGCCACGCCGATCTCGTCGCGGTTGCCCGCGGCATGCTGCGCGACCCGTATTGGGCGCTGCACGCGATTCAAGCCGTCGAAGAGAAGGGCTCCAGCGAGGCGGCGGCCTTTATTCCGCGGCAATATCAGCGCGGCTATTAATTGGCGGACTCGCATGAAGATCAGCAAGCAGAATGCGGAGCATTATATGTGGGGCGGCCTGTGCGACGGCTGGCATCTCGTGAAGCAGGACGGACTTAGCGTCATTCACGAACGCATGCCTGCCGGAGCCAGCGAGGTGCGGCACTATCACGAGCGGGCGCGGCAGTTTTTCTTCATGCTGTCCGGAACGGCGACGCTTGAAGTAGATGGCGTGCCCGTCGCGCTCGGCCCTTCGGAGGGCGCGGAGGTGCCGCCGCTGACGCCGCACCAAATGCTCGGCTCCGCCGTTGAAGCGGTGGAGTTCCTTGTTATATCGTCGCCGACGGCGCGCGGCGATCGCGTTGCGGCAGAAGAGGAAAAAAGCTGAGAGCTTGTGCTCTCAGCTTTTTTTCAGTCCGGTGCCGCGTACCAGCTAACGGTTGCCACGCACGCTATTGGGCCTCAAATAGCCATTTTGAAATTGTAACGGTTGTCAGGAACGCTATTAGGCGATTGGAACAGCGAAATGCTCCTTTTGGCGGTAAATAGCCTCTCTGGCAACCGTTAGATTCTAAAAAGGGCTATTATTATGCAAATAAAGCCTGTAGCAACCGTTAGAAGATCAAGGCGAGCTTGGCGAGTTGAACGTAAATACAGGACCACTCCATTTTTCGTTCTGCACGACTTCCTTCCTCCTGGTACGCGCCGTCCTGCTTATACTTGGAAATAACCTGCTTCCAAAATGCATAAGCGGGCTTGTTTCCAACCGTTTGCCTAACCTCCCATTGTCCAGGGAACTGGTCAAACAAGGAGCAGGCTACCGTCCTCCCTACACCATGGCCTCTGAACTTCCTCATGATGAAGAACTCGCTGATGACATTCGCTTTTTCCGCTGTACTTAAACTCAAATAGGTTTGCCGCACGTCCAATTTGAGAAAGACGAAGCCGGCAATTTCCCCATCCACCTTGACTAGCAGCGGTCGCCGGTTTTCGTCCGTCCATTGGTGATCGAAATATTTATACTAATAAAGACCGTGATCGTTCAGGGCATGTCCGTCATACTCGCTACTGTCGTAGCGATATAGCTGCAGGAGATGCGATATGACCGTTTTTTCTTCATAGGGGACCAGCGCGACTTCAATATTCATCCTGTGCGCCTCCTTAGGAAGGCTTCGTTTTAGTGAGATACAAGGCGAGATCATGCCCTACTTGCACGAAACTGCCGGGTTCGGCGTGTTTACCTTCGAAGAACACGCCTCGTCCGTCAGGAATGTACCCCCGCTTCACGTAGAGCCGCTGCGCATTCCCGTAATCGGAGTAGAGTCCGACGCCAATGCCGACAACGCCGCACTTGTCGAACGCGACTTGTTCAATGGCGTCCATGAGGGCGTTGCCGATTCCTTTGCGGCGCAGCGTCGGGACGACCTCAAAGTTATTGATTTCCGGAATTCCTTCTTCGACGAAAGAAGGGTAGTACGATTTAGACAGCAGATGCAGCCAGCCGGCGAATTGCTGATCGTAAAAGGCGATGAGAGTCAGTCGTTCGCCGGATTGATTTTCATCCCAGCAGCGTTGGATGTAGTCGCGCGGCTTGCCAATCCCGTGCTCTTCGAGCGCGCGGTACACCACTTCGACGTCCTCGCTGTTCATTTGGCGTATTTGCAGGTGCGTATCCACCTTGCCGCCTCTTTCATGGGCTGCTTTCACTCGATTCCCGCCAATGTGCGGTATCTGTTACCTCTCTTGGGCTGCTTTCGCACGATTCCTCGCCAATCTGCGGTATCTGTTACCTCTCTTGAGCTACTTTCGCTAGATTCCCGCCAATGTGTTGCTCCCAGAGCCACTCTTACGCCAATTCCACCGTTTTCCCTACAATGTGTTGCTCCCGGAGCCACTCTTCCACTGGCCTCCAGCCGCCCCTATCCGCTCAGCGCATTGCGCACCGCGAGAATATACCGCGCCTGATCGAGCGGGTTGACGCCGCGGCGCTGGCGCGAGACGTCGACGTCCGGCGGGCATTCGCGGTAGCCGTCGAAGAAGGTCGTGAGCGTGCCGCGGCCCTTCGTCATGGAGCCGAGGCGCGCCGGGAAGTCAAGCGTCGTCGCGACCGGCAGCGTGCCCTCCAGCTCCATCCGTTCCTGGCGCACGACAGGCGCGCCGAACTCGCCGCGCATGAGGACAAGCTCGTTCATCAGCTTGCCGCCATACTCCTCCGGCACGGACAGCCGGAAGCGCAGCATCGGCTCAAGCAGCTTCGTGCCCGTGTTCGCCAGCCCGTTCATGATGCCCATAGGCGTCGCGATGACAAAATCAAGCGGATGCGTATGCCACACATGATGCTCGCCCTCAATGAGCGTGACGCGCAGGTCCGTGACCTCCCAAGCGCGGAGTCCCTGCTGCAGCGCCTCCGGCACTCGTCGGGCAACCTCGTTCTGGTAGCTCTCGAGCAGCTTCTCGCCCCGCACGACCGACTTGTACACCAGCCCGCTGCCCCGCTCCCCCGGCTCGATAACAAACCGCAAAATCGCCCAGCAGGGCTTCGGCATCGTATACGCCACGAATCCTTCGCCAGCCGCAGCCGGCGTCTCCTTATAAATAACCGATGGCGCGCCGAAGCTCACTTCAAGCTTGAACCGGCTCAGCAGGATCGAGGTCAGCACCTCCATCTGAATCGGACCCATCACCTTCAAATGCAGCTCCCGCTCGTCCTGCAGCCACTGCAAATCCAACAACGGATCCTCGTCCGCCAGCTCCTGGAATGCCGCGACGACCGCCGGATATTCCGCCTCGTTCCGCCACTGCACCTGCACGGTGAGCAGCGGCACCGCTAGCCGCTTCTCGCCCGGCACGCCTTCCGGCGAACCGATAATATCGCCGATCCGCGCGCGGCTCCAGCCGTAGACGGCCGCGATATCTCCCGCTTTCAGCACGCCGATATCCTCGGTCTTCTGCCCCTGCACGCGCCGGATTTGCGTCACTTTATCCTGCATGTCCCGGCTGTAGTTCAGTACCGTATCGCGATTGCGGATCACTCCGTCGTAAAGACGGACGTAGGCGATTTTGCCCATAACGGGATCGCGTTCCATCTTGAAAATAACGCCAGACACCGGCGCTTCCTCTGACCCGCCCGGAGCCGGCAAGTACGTCAGCACGGCATCCATCAGCTCTTTCACGCCGATGCCCCGATTCGACGCCCCGAACAGCACCGGATAAAGCGCTCCCGCATGCACGCCTTCAACGAGCACGCGGCTAAGCGCCGCATCCTCAACCGGCCGTCCCTCCAAATAAGCTTCAAGCAGCGCCTCGTCCTGCTCCGCCGCTCCCTCCAGCAGCATGCGCCGGTACGCATCCGCCCACGGATGCTGGGCCGCCGACCGCTCGTCCGCAATAGATACGCCGCCCTCGAAAGACGCCTCCGCTCCAATCGGAGCCATCACCGGCAGCGCCTGCCTGGACAGAAGCCGGTGCAGCTGCCCGAGAACCGCGGCGGCGTCCGCGCCGATGCGGTCCATTTTGTTCACATAAATCAAGGTCGGAATCGACAGCTCGCGCAGCGCCTGCCAAATAACCTCCGTCTGCGCCTGCACGCCCTCCACGGCGGAAACGATAAGCACCGCGCCGTCCATGACGCGCAGCGACCGCTCCACCTCGGATAGAAAATCGACGTGCCCCGGCGTATCCACGAGATTGATCGCGACATCCCTCCATGCAAACCGCGTCACCGCCGCCCGCACCGAAATGCCGCGCTCCCGCTCGACGTCCAGCCAATCCGTATGGGTCGTTCCCGTATCCACGCTGCCCAGCGCGCGAATATGCCCGCTCTGATAAAGCATTTGCTCGGTCGTCGTCGTTTTGCCCGCATCGACGTGAGCGAATATGCCGACATTACGCATGCCCGCGCTCATAGCCTCCCAGCTCCCCCGGTTTAATTTTTATCGTCGTAGAAAATATGCTCAGCACGCGTAAGCGCGCCTTCCTCAATCGTCAACACGCCGAACGAATACTGCTTCTGCCTCCGCTTATCCGTCGGAGAGCCCGGATTAAACAGCAGCACATCGTTGCGCCGCTGAATGACCGGCACATGCGAATGACCGAAAACGATCACGTCCACGCTGCCTGGCTCGAACGATTTGAATGCTTTGGTCGGCGTGTCCTCGCGCGTGCCCGCCCCGATATGCCCATGTACTAGCCCGATCCGTACGCCGCCGACATCGAGCACCTTGCGGTGACCGAACTTGGCGATAATGTCGTGCCCGTCATTGTTGCCCGCCACGCCCTCGGTTTCGGCATACGCCTGCAGCATGTCCCATACCGACAGCATCATCCAATCCCCCGCATGCAGGATGACATCCGCATCCCGGAGCTCCTCGATAAGCCGTTCCGGCAGCTTTTTCGCCATCCGCGTCATATGCGTATCCGATACTACGACCACCTTCATGCCGTTTCAGCCCCTTCACTCCGCGAGCCAGGCCGCCCGCCTTTTCCAGCCGCCAATCGCCCGCAAACGTTTACTTTCATTATTGTGCAAAAGCACCTTGTATTCAACATTTATCCGTTCATCGCAACTAACATGACACGTACTTTCCACACTATTCACAGAAAGTCCATCCACCAGTCACAAATCACAAAATTCTGTTTAAGGATGCCGTATTTTGTGTTAGATTTAATTACATATAAATTCGCTTTGCTGCTCACAATCCGGTTAGGAAAAGGAGAGAATGCGATGTTTACTATAAGGCGTTATTCCAGCGCAGACCATGACGACATCTGGCAGCTGCATCTGCTTGTCATTTCCGCCGCGGGCGTAGAGCCGACCCACCAGCATTACCATGATATTTTTCATATTGAGGAGCAGTATTTGAACGGCGGGGGCGATTTTCTGATCGGCACGGAACAGGGCGGGCACGTCGTGGCGATGGGCGGACTCAAAAGGCTCGACAATGAGAGGGCCGAAATCAAACGGCTGCGCGTCCACCCGAGCTACCAGCAGCAAGGATACGGTCAGCAAATGCTGACGAGGCTGGAGCAGCGGGCCATCGAGCTCGGCTTCCGTTATATTTACTTGGATGCCCTGACGAACCAGCACGCCGCCAAGCGGCTCTTCATGAACAACGGATACGCGCACCGCGGCGCTTCCGTGATCGACGGCTTCTGGATCAATGTGTACGAGAAGTCGCTGACCTCCGCAAAATAATTTCCGTTTTTTCCGCACCAAGCTCAAACCGCCGGGCTTTACCCATCGTTACCTCCAAATGAGAACGATTCATATCAATAGCGGTGAGAGTTTGACTTCGTCAAACACCCTATTACAGTTAGCGGTGAGAGTTTGACTTCGTCAAACACCCTATTACAGGAGGAATATCGATGAGGAAACCACGACGATTTGGGCTTTTTTTACTGTCTTTAACGGTATGCTTGGCAACGATGTTACCTATGATGATGAGCGCTTCGGCAGCCGGCACATCAGCGGCGACCGTTACGACGGATGCGCAAACGGCCGCCAAGCTCGGCCTGCTGCTCGGCGACGGCAGCGGCGTTTCGGACGCGTATTTGGCGAGAACGTCCACGCGTCTTCAGGCCGCGATAATTTCCCTTCGCCTGCAAGGCAAGCTCGCAGAGGCAGAAGCTTTTAAAGGCGACGACGGCAGCTTCAAGGATGTTTCTCTTGTCGGCAAGACGAACCAAAACATTCTCGCCTATCTGCATCATCATGCCGAGCTCGGCTGGAACGGCACGGGCAGCGGCAAGTTCGACCCGCTTGCGAACATTACCGCGCAGCAGTTCTACAAAGTGCTGCTGGAGGTGCTTGGGTATAAATCCGGCACGGCCTACAACTACAGCGACACGCTTGCGTTTGCCGCAGGCAAAGGGCTGAAAAACATTGCAGGCGCAGCCGACCTCTCGAATGCCGACATCGCCACGGCGCTGATCGAAGCGCTGAACGCGACCGGCAGCTCGGGCGCTACGCTCTTCGCCAAGCTGCAGCAAAGCAAGGTCATCGCCGAATCGGCACAGCTGCCGGCCGGCGAGCGAATCGGCTTCGGCAATGCGAAGGACGTCGGCACCTACCTAACGGACAGCAAAGGACGGACGCTGTACTTCTTCACGAAGGACGCCGCCGATCTGGAAGCTTGCCAAGATAAATGCTTGCAGGCATGGCCGATTTACTACGCCGACCAGCTGCAAATTCCGGCATCGCTGAACGCCGCCGACTTCGGCGTGTACACGCGCGCCGACGGCACGAAGCAATCGACGTACAAAGGGTGGCCGCTTTATTACTTCGTCAAAGACGCGAAAGCGGGCGACGTACTGGGCGAGAACGTGAGCGGCGTATGGTTCGTCGCCAAGGCGGACTATGCCGCAATGCTCGGAACGGACGCGAAGCTGGGCAACTATTTGACGGATGCGAACGGACGGGCGCTGTACTATTTTGACAAAGATACGAAGGGCCGCAGCGTATGCGAAGGCCAATGCCTCGTAAACTGGCCGGCGTATCTGGCTGACGGCGCGAGCGCTCCTACCGGTGCAGCAAGCGCGGACTTCGGCACCATCACGCGTACGGACGGCAGCAAGCAATCGACGTACAAGGGCTATCCGCTCTACTATTTCATCAAGGACACCAAGCACGGCGACCTCAACGGTCAGGATGTCAACCAGGTTTGGTTTGTCATTAACCCCGCTTCGTTTAAAGGGACGACGGCCGACGCGGCGGTCAAAACCTATAAAGTCGACATGAAAGAATATTCGTTCGGCACCGCTCCGCTAACGGTCGAAGCCGGCTCCAAAATCGTATTCACCAACTTCGACGACATGGAGCATAACGCCGTCGCGGTCGATGGCAGCTTCACGACGCCATTGCTCAAGAAGGGCGAATCGTTCACGATTACGATCGACAAGCCGGGAACCTACGATTATTTCTGCGAAGCCCATAAGAAGTTCATGACCGGTCAAATTATCGTGAAATGAGTGAATGCCGATGATGAAGATGGCTAGGAACAAGCGAAGTGCCGTCATGCATGCAGGAACGCTAGCCGCCTTGTTCCTGCTCCTAAGTCTGGTGCTGTCCGCCTGCGGCGGGAATAACGGCTCGAACACGGCGTCGGATCATAGCAGCCACAATGAGATGGCGATGAGCGGGGAAAATAACGCCGGCGCCGCGAATGCGGGCACCGGCAATGCCGCGGCGACGACGGACGACGCGGCGACTGGCAATGCAGCCGCCGCCGAGCCGGCACCGCAGACGGACGATGGCGCCGCAACCGGCAACGCCCCTGCGGCGACAGACCCTGCTCCGCCGGCGGATGACAGTGCCTCAGGCGGCAGCGATGACGCGCCTGCGGCGGAGCCCGCTCCGTCGAAGGACGACGGCGCAACCGGAGGCGGCAGCGCTCCGGCTCCGACCGACGACTCATCCGGCGGCGCGAAGGCCGGAAACGGCGACGGCGGCGGCAAGTCGAATGCGGAGTCCACACCGCCGAAGAAGAACGACGATGACGGCGGGAAACAAGACGACGATGCGAAGGCCGATCCCCCGGCGGCTTCGAAACCGAAGCCGAAGCCGGAGACAAAGCCGGCGACGAAGCCGACGCCCGCACCGGCCGAGACGAAGCCGAAGACGTACGTCGTCGAAATTAAGGAGTTCGCTTTTGCCACGGCGACCCTTACGATCCGCCCAGGCGACTCGGTCAAATTCATCAACCGCGACAGAGTGAAGCACACGGCTACCGCCGATGACGGAAGCAGCTTCGACACCGGCCTCCTCGGCCAGGACGAGGAGAACATCGTCACCTTCGACAAGGAAGGCGAATTCCCTTACCACTGCGCGCCTCATCCGGCGATGCAGGCGACCATTATCGTCTCCGCCAAGTAGCCGCAATCTATGCCGCGCGAATAAGGGTAACCGCCAAAAAACGGTTACCCTCTCTGCGTTATTTTGATAAGCTTATGCCATATAGACTGTTCTGGAGGTGGAGGCTAGAAGGTATGCACAATCTTGCCGATCACGAATTGATGCTGCTCGTTAAAGCCAAGCAGCACAAGGCGCTGTCCGTGCTGTACGACCGGTACGCGGCGCTTGTGTACTCCTTCGCCCTGAAGGCGCTGAAGGAGGAGCAATCCGCGCGTGATATCGTCCAGTCGGTGTTCATGCGGCTGTGGACGACCGAATCGGATTTCAACCCGGACAAAGGCCGCTTCACCAGCTGGCTGCTGACCGTAACCCGGAATATGACGACCGACTGGCTGCGCAAGCAGCGGCGCATCAACGCCCCGCTGCTCCCGTACATGCCGGAGGAGCTGGAGCGCATCCCCGACAAGGCGGTCCCGTCGCCGGAGGAAAGCGCCGAGCGGCAGTCGCTCAAGATGCAAATCCGCAGCGCCTATCGCCACCTGAGCTCGCAGCAAATCATGCTGCTGGAGCACTTCTACTGGCAGGGCTACAGCTTAAGCGAGCTGGCCGCCGCCTATAATCAGCCGCTGGGAACCGTCAAGAACAGGCTGCATCAGACACTCAAAATATTACGCAGACATTTGCCGGCAGAAGAGGAGGGATTGTGATGGAGAACAGACCTACGCCGCCGACCGCTCCATGCGAGCTTTGCTTGGAATATATCTCCGGCGCTTGCACGGAAGAAGAATCGCTCGCCTTCGAGCAGCATCTCCCTCACTGCCTTGGCTGCCAGGAGGAGCTGCAGGAATTGCGCACCGCTTGGGAGGCGCTGCCGACCGATATCGAATGGATCGAGCCGCCCGGCGATCTCAAGAAGCAAGTGATGAGCGCGGCTCTGGCCCTGCGGCCGGAAGACGATACCCACCACTTTACCGCAAGCCGCTTCCCTGATCCGCTGCCGAAGCCGGCGAAATCAGCGAAACCGGCGAAACCGGCGAAGCGATTCGGCGGAGGCAAGCTGCTTCCTTCGCTGCTGGCCGCATCGATCGCAGGCCTCGTCCTGCTCACCGCCTGGAACGTGCAGCTGCGGAGCGAGCAGCAGAACGCTCCGCTGCCGATTGAACAAGCGCTGCAGGTGTCCGCCGCTCAAATTACCGTGCTCGTGTCGCTGAAGGCGCAAGGCCCGCTCGCCGGACAATCGACCGGCGTTGCCTGCATCGTCGACAACGGCCAGACCCGGCAGTTCGTCGTCTACTTGTTCGGCGCGGCGCCGTCGAAAGGCGACGAAGCCTACCAAGTGTGGCTGGTCAAAGACGGCGTCCGCACGAGCGCAGGGACCTTCCGCATCGGCCAGGCGGATCGGGGCATCGGGCTGATGGCGATGCCGATCGAGTCGGCGAAGCTGGATTTTGACAGCATCGGCATTACGATCGAGCCGGACGACCAGGGCGATCAGCCGCGCGGCACGAAGGTATTCGGATCCGTCTGAACGCCCCGGAAGACATCGCTGCGAAGCACGTTATAGTTCTGCCACTCCGGCGGCAGAAGCCGGTTATATTGGGGCTGCAGGTAGCGGTCGTCGATCAGCAGCAAGCATCCGCGGTCTTGCTCCGAGCGGATCAGACGTCCGCCCGCCTGCAGCACTTTATTCATGCCGGGATAGAGGAACGCGTAGTCGAAGCCGTTTCGCCCGCTGCGGTCGAAGTAGGCTTTCATAATGTCGCGTTCCAGCCCGATTTGAGGCAGTCCTACCCCGACAACGACGACGCCCGTCAGCCGATCCCCGACCAAATCGATCCCCTCGGAAAACATGCCGCCCATCACCGCGAAGCCGACCAGCGTATCCTCGGAGCCCCCTTGGAACGCAGCCAGAAACGCTTCCCGTTCCGCCTCGGTCATCCCCTGCCCTTGCACGATCGTTCGTATGCCGCCGCTGCCCACAACAGAAGCTTCGTCGATTCCAACATGTAAGCAGTACTGCTCATACGCGTCGTTCATATAGGCGTACGAAGGGAAAAACACCAAATAATTGCCCTTCCGCTCCTGCGTCAGCTTGCCGATGAGCGCCGCGATCGGCGCCTTCGTCCGCTCCCGGTCCTGATACCGGGTCGACAACGGCGCAATCGTCACCTCGAGCTGCTCCGCGGAGAACGGCGATGGGATGACGACGGAATAATCTCCGGTATCAGCCCCGTCAGCTTCATCCTCGTCCTCCCCTTTATTCGAAGCCCCGGCTCCGCCCAGCATATCCATGAAATAGTGAAGCGGCGTCAACGTCGCCGAGAAGAACACCATCGCCTTATACCCCTTGCTCATCAAGCGCAGCAGATGCGACGGATCGAGGCAAAACAGCTTCGTACGCACGTCATTGCGCACGACCTCCGTATAGGCGACATAGCGCTCATCGAACAGCTCCGCAATGCGCACGAAGCTCACGCAGCGAAAATACAGCTCCAGCAGCACCGCGCTCGCCCCGC
It includes:
- a CDS encoding nitric oxide synthase oxygenase, whose translation is MHRQQAVIGHHTAELLREAEAYIRQFGSELRISEESTSARIAGIKAEIAERGTYTHTFEELAYGAKLAWRNSNRCIGRLFWDSLTVQDAREAAAANEIAEAVFRHIEYATGGGKILPTITVFAPTTDAARPAARIWNDQLIRYAGYEQEDGTVLGDPISVPLTRTCMELGWRGAGTAFDVLPIVIQVGANPPEWFDIPKDIVLEVPLSHPDYPTFETELRLKWYAVPFVSNMRLEIGGLHYTASPFNGWYMGTEIGARNLADPFRYNMLPAVGALMGLDTSREATLWRDRALVELNVAVLHSYKSQGVTIVDHHTASKQFMLFMEKERQKGRQPTGRWSWLVPPMSPATTAIYHNRYEDRELKPNYFYQDPPYGQ
- a CDS encoding NADH:flavin oxidoreductase/NADH oxidase, whose product is MNRLAEPFTLKNLALKNRIVMAPMCQYSVDAKDGTPNEWHYVHYVSRAVGGTGLIIVEMTDVEPDGRITDRCLGLWSDEQIPAYRRIISEVHRHGAKIGIQIAHAGRKAEDAVEPVAPSAISFSEAYKTPRALKTEEVKELVVKFREAARRAVEAGVDTIELHGAHGYLIHQFHSPVTNKRDDEYGADRALFGVEVIEAVRSVMPAEMPLLIRVSAAEFSPGGYTVEEGIEIFRRYRDAGIDMFHVSSGGEAPLGSAPRPAIYAGYQVPFARALKDALGVPVIAVGLLDEPKLANATIAHGHADLVAVARGMLRDPYWALHAIQAVEEKGSSEAAAFIPRQYQRGY
- a CDS encoding cupin domain-containing protein, with protein sequence MKISKQNAEHYMWGGLCDGWHLVKQDGLSVIHERMPAGASEVRHYHERARQFFFMLSGTATLEVDGVPVALGPSEGAEVPPLTPHQMLGSAVEAVEFLVISSPTARGDRVAAEEEKS
- a CDS encoding GNAT family N-acetyltransferase, producing the protein MKAAHERGGKVDTHLQIRQMNSEDVEVVYRALEEHGIGKPRDYIQRCWDENQSGERLTLIAFYDQQFAGWLHLLSKSYYPSFVEEGIPEINNFEVVPTLRRKGIGNALMDAIEQVAFDKCGVVGIGVGLYSDYGNAQRLYVKRGYIPDGRGVFFEGKHAEPGSFVQVGHDLALYLTKTKPS
- a CDS encoding TetM/TetW/TetO/TetS family tetracycline resistance ribosomal protection protein; amino-acid sequence: MSAGMRNVGIFAHVDAGKTTTTEQMLYQSGHIRALGSVDTGTTHTDWLDVERERGISVRAAVTRFAWRDVAINLVDTPGHVDFLSEVERSLRVMDGAVLIVSAVEGVQAQTEVIWQALRELSIPTLIYVNKMDRIGADAAAVLGQLHRLLSRQALPVMAPIGAEASFEGGVSIADERSAAQHPWADAYRRMLLEGAAEQDEALLEAYLEGRPVEDAALSRVLVEGVHAGALYPVLFGASNRGIGVKELMDAVLTYLPAPGGSEEAPVSGVIFKMERDPVMGKIAYVRLYDGVIRNRDTVLNYSRDMQDKVTQIRRVQGQKTEDIGVLKAGDIAAVYGWSRARIGDIIGSPEGVPGEKRLAVPLLTVQVQWRNEAEYPAVVAAFQELADEDPLLDLQWLQDERELHLKVMGPIQMEVLTSILLSRFKLEVSFGAPSVIYKETPAAAGEGFVAYTMPKPCWAILRFVIEPGERGSGLVYKSVVRGEKLLESYQNEVARRVPEALQQGLRAWEVTDLRVTLIEGEHHVWHTHPLDFVIATPMGIMNGLANTGTKLLEPMLRFRLSVPEEYGGKLMNELVLMRGEFGAPVVRQERMELEGTLPVATTLDFPARLGSMTKGRGTLTTFFDGYRECPPDVDVSRQRRGVNPLDQARYILAVRNALSG
- a CDS encoding metallophosphoesterase family protein, which encodes MKVVVVSDTHMTRMAKKLPERLIEELRDADVILHAGDWMMLSVWDMLQAYAETEGVAGNNDGHDIIAKFGHRKVLDVGGVRIGLVHGHIGAGTREDTPTKAFKSFEPGSVDVIVFGHSHVPVIQRRNDVLLFNPGSPTDKRRQKQYSFGVLTIEEGALTRAEHIFYDDKN
- a CDS encoding GNAT family N-acetyltransferase; protein product: MFTIRRYSSADHDDIWQLHLLVISAAGVEPTHQHYHDIFHIEEQYLNGGGDFLIGTEQGGHVVAMGGLKRLDNERAEIKRLRVHPSYQQQGYGQQMLTRLEQRAIELGFRYIYLDALTNQHAAKRLFMNNGYAHRGASVIDGFWINVYEKSLTSAK
- a CDS encoding plastocyanin/azurin family copper-binding protein; the encoded protein is MRKPRRFGLFLLSLTVCLATMLPMMMSASAAGTSAATVTTDAQTAAKLGLLLGDGSGVSDAYLARTSTRLQAAIISLRLQGKLAEAEAFKGDDGSFKDVSLVGKTNQNILAYLHHHAELGWNGTGSGKFDPLANITAQQFYKVLLEVLGYKSGTAYNYSDTLAFAAGKGLKNIAGAADLSNADIATALIEALNATGSSGATLFAKLQQSKVIAESAQLPAGERIGFGNAKDVGTYLTDSKGRTLYFFTKDAADLEACQDKCLQAWPIYYADQLQIPASLNAADFGVYTRADGTKQSTYKGWPLYYFVKDAKAGDVLGENVSGVWFVAKADYAAMLGTDAKLGNYLTDANGRALYYFDKDTKGRSVCEGQCLVNWPAYLADGASAPTGAASADFGTITRTDGSKQSTYKGYPLYYFIKDTKHGDLNGQDVNQVWFVINPASFKGTTADAAVKTYKVDMKEYSFGTAPLTVEAGSKIVFTNFDDMEHNAVAVDGSFTTPLLKKGESFTITIDKPGTYDYFCEAHKKFMTGQIIVK